GTGGTGGGGCGAGGTTGAGGTTGAACTTTCTCCTCCGCCACCCAAGATGCAGCAGCTTGGCTTCGGCGGCACACTTTTCCTTCCCCCACCGCAGACCGGGCATGAATTAGTCCCCTATAATACAAATCACAATTAATGTGGTTATTAAGCATATAAAGAAAAACctttagaaaaagaaagattagtGCAAAGTACATTAGAGTTAGTGGTGGTGGCGGAGCGGTAGGTGGTGCCATCAGGCTCGACGATCCAGCCAGCTTCTTGAGCAAGATGGCGGAGGACTTGATTGATGTCAGCGCGAGGGGAGAGGCGGTAGCCACCGTGCTTACGGAGGCCGTGGAAGATGTTGGTGGTGATGGACCTCCT
This genomic window from Sesamum indicum cultivar Zhongzhi No. 13 linkage group LG12, S_indicum_v1.0, whole genome shotgun sequence contains:
- the LOC105175787 gene encoding BES1/BZR1 homolog protein 4 isoform X1 — translated: MKECNANVRSAVEKERTKMRERQRRSITTNIFHGLRKHGGYRLSPRADINQVLRHLAQEAGWIVEPDGTTYRSATTTNSNGTNSCPVCGGGRKSVPPKPSCCILGGGGESSTSTSPHHITVGDSTVNNLSSGGLLPSFSSTSTVMSTNETLLAIYMCGAAPPQNAACSPAYREGQHLYLLHEASISNQNS